GCGGCGGCCGGGATGGCGTCGAGGACAACCTGGAGGGAGGCCGGGAGTTCCACCTGGATCTCTCCTTTCACCATTATACGGTATAGGGGATATTCTCCATTTATTTTCCAATTCCTGTCAATGATGTGACAACAAAGGAAATAATTTACTGTTTTTTACATTTGAGCAAGTTTTTGCGAGGCGGGAATCGGGCCCGCAAATGAAAACAGACGGAGGATTGGTTGTGCGTTTACGGAGGAAGCCGGGGATTACGGAGGCTCTGCAGGAGTTTGCGGGGCTTGTGGTCGCGCCGCGGCCTGGCGGCGGATGGGACGAGGAGTTCGGGCGGGCGGCCCCTCTGCATGTGGAGCTGGGGGTCGGCAAGGGCGCCTTTATCAGTGAGCTGGCGGCCAAGGCGCCGGGGACAGATTTTGTCGGCATCGAGGCGCAGCCTGAGGTGCTGTTTCATGCGGCGAAGCGGGTTAGCGCCCGCGGCGCGCCGAATGTCCGCCTGCTGCATTTCGACGCCGGCGGGATTGCCGATATTTTTTCGCCTGGCGAGGTGAGCCGCCTTTATATCAATTTTTGCGATCCGTGGCCGAAAAAGCGCCACGCCAAACGCCGCCTGACCTGCGGTTTTTTTCTGGCGAGGTATCGGATCATCATGGCGCCAGGGGGCGAGTTGTCTTTCAAGACCGACAACGCCGAACTGTTTGCGTTTTCTTTGGAAGAGTTCGCGAACGCCGGCCTGGAGGTGAGGAACGTGACGTTCGACTTGCCTGCCGGGGTGGACGGCGATATCATGACCGAGTACGAGATGAGGTTCAGGACGCTGGGGGTGAAGATCAACCGTTGCGAGGCGGTTTTCCCATAGTTATGTAAAACTTAACAAAAACGCCGGCCGTGGCATACAATGTAGTAGCAAAAAATTTGGCAATTGGGGAGGGTTACTATGCCACGGCCGAAGGTTGTGAATGATAAACGCCAGCCGGTGCCGCCGCTGAACCTTGAGGAGCTGAAGTTCTGGCTGCGGATAATGGAAGAGCATGCCCAGTTCATTAAGGCGGGCCTGCCTTGCGATAACGTCGTCCTCATCGGGGAGGCCGACAATTTCCAGCAGGAGTTTGCCGAGCTGCGGGCCCGGGCCGAACGGGTGCAAAGCCAGCGGCAGTTCGCCGAGCTTGTCGATGACGCGCAGACGGTCGTCGGCGATTTTTACCGTTATAAACGCCGTCTGCTGCATATGGTGCTGACGTGCCAGCTTATGGGACACAATTTTGCGCTGCTGCTCGAC
This is a stretch of genomic DNA from Sporomusaceae bacterium. It encodes these proteins:
- the trmB gene encoding tRNA (guanosine(46)-N7)-methyltransferase TrmB codes for the protein MRLRRKPGITEALQEFAGLVVAPRPGGGWDEEFGRAAPLHVELGVGKGAFISELAAKAPGTDFVGIEAQPEVLFHAAKRVSARGAPNVRLLHFDAGGIADIFSPGEVSRLYINFCDPWPKKRHAKRRLTCGFFLARYRIIMAPGGELSFKTDNAELFAFSLEEFANAGLEVRNVTFDLPAGVDGDIMTEYEMRFRTLGVKINRCEAVFP